One stretch of Pseudomonas sp. NC02 DNA includes these proteins:
- a CDS encoding carbohydrate ABC transporter permease — protein MSKRKVIPLLVYILFLLVPIYWLLNMSFKSNTEILGGLTLFPQDFTFANYKVIFTDPSWYTGYLNSLYYVSLNTVISLSVALPAAYAFSRYRFLGDKHLFFWLLTNRMAPPAVFLLPFFQLYSSIGLFDTHIAVALAHCLFNVPLAVWILEGFMSGVPKEIDETAYIDGYSFPKFFVKIFIPLIGSGIGVTAFFCFMFSWVELLLARTLTSVNAKPIAAVMTRTVSASGIDWGVLAAAGVLTILPGMLVIWFVRNHVAKGFALGRV, from the coding sequence ATGAGCAAGCGCAAGGTAATCCCGCTGCTGGTCTACATCCTGTTCCTGCTGGTGCCGATCTACTGGCTGCTGAACATGTCCTTCAAGAGCAACACCGAAATCCTCGGCGGCCTGACCCTGTTTCCGCAGGACTTCACCTTCGCCAACTACAAGGTGATCTTCACCGACCCGAGCTGGTACACCGGCTACCTCAACTCGCTGTACTACGTCAGCCTCAACACCGTGATTTCCCTGAGCGTGGCGCTGCCGGCGGCCTACGCGTTCTCGCGCTACCGCTTCCTCGGCGACAAGCACTTGTTCTTCTGGTTGCTGACCAACCGCATGGCGCCGCCGGCGGTGTTTTTGCTGCCGTTCTTCCAGCTGTATTCGTCCATTGGCTTGTTCGATACGCATATCGCGGTGGCCTTGGCCCATTGCCTGTTCAACGTGCCGCTGGCGGTGTGGATTCTCGAAGGTTTCATGTCGGGCGTGCCCAAGGAAATCGACGAAACGGCCTACATCGACGGGTACAGCTTCCCCAAGTTTTTCGTGAAGATCTTCATCCCGCTGATTGGCTCGGGGATCGGCGTCACGGCGTTTTTCTGTTTCATGTTTTCCTGGGTCGAGCTCCTGCTGGCACGCACGCTGACGTCGGTGAACGCCAAACCCATCGCCGCAGTGATGACCCGTACGGTTTCGGCCTCCGGCATCGACTGGGGCGTGCTGGCGGCGGCGGGGGTGTTGACCATTTTGCCGGGCATGCTGGTGATCTGGTTTGTTCGCAACCATGTGGCCAAGGGCTTTGCCCTGGGCCGGGTCTGA
- a CDS encoding ABC transporter substrate-binding protein, which translates to MFDKNNKLRHSISLAAVLALSGLSAAAWADAYEDAAKKWIGSEFKPSTLTEAQQLEELKWFIKAAEPFRGMKINVVSETLTTHEYESKVLAKAFSEITGIKLTHDLLQEGDVVEKLQTQMQSDKNIYDGWVNDSDLIGTHFRYGKTESITDLMANEGKNFTSPTLDIKDFIGISFTTAPDGKIYQLPDQQFANLYWFRADWFERADLKAKFKEKYGYELGVPVNWSAYEDIAKFFSEDVKEIDGKRVYGHMDYGKKDPSLGWRFTDAWFSMAGGGDKGLPNGLPVDEWGIRVEDCHPVGSSVTRGGDTNGPAAVYATQKYVDWMKAYAPPEAAGMTFSESGPVPSQGNIAQQIFWYTAFTADMTKPGLPVVNADGTPKWRMAPSPVGPYWEKGMKKGYQDVGSWTFLKSTPEKQKLAAWLYAQFVTSKTVSLKKTIVGLTPIRESDINSQAMTDLAPKLGGLVEFYRSPARVEWTPTGTNVPDYPRLAQLWWSHISEAASGEKTPQQALDGLAKDQDAIMTRLERSKVQPICGPKMNEERDAQYWFDQPGAPKPKLANEKPQGETVSYNELLKSWEAARK; encoded by the coding sequence ATGTTCGATAAAAACAATAAGCTGCGACATAGCATTTCATTGGCGGCCGTGCTGGCGCTCAGCGGGCTCAGTGCTGCGGCCTGGGCGGATGCTTATGAAGACGCTGCGAAAAAATGGATCGGCAGTGAGTTCAAACCGTCGACCCTCACCGAAGCCCAGCAGCTTGAAGAGCTGAAGTGGTTTATCAAGGCCGCGGAGCCGTTTCGTGGGATGAAGATCAACGTGGTGTCGGAAACCCTCACCACCCACGAGTATGAATCCAAGGTGCTGGCCAAGGCCTTCAGCGAAATCACCGGGATCAAGCTGACCCACGACTTGCTGCAGGAAGGCGACGTGGTGGAAAAGCTGCAAACCCAGATGCAGTCCGACAAGAATATCTATGACGGCTGGGTCAACGATTCCGACTTGATCGGTACGCACTTTCGCTATGGCAAGACAGAATCCATCACCGACCTGATGGCCAACGAAGGCAAGAACTTCACTTCACCCACCCTGGACATCAAGGACTTCATCGGTATTTCGTTCACCACTGCGCCCGACGGCAAGATCTACCAACTGCCCGACCAACAGTTCGCCAACCTGTACTGGTTCCGCGCCGATTGGTTCGAACGGGCAGACCTGAAAGCCAAGTTCAAGGAGAAGTACGGCTATGAACTCGGCGTGCCGGTGAACTGGTCGGCCTACGAAGACATCGCCAAATTCTTCAGCGAAGACGTCAAGGAAATCGACGGCAAGCGCGTCTACGGGCACATGGACTACGGCAAGAAAGACCCGTCCCTGGGCTGGCGCTTCACCGATGCCTGGTTCTCCATGGCCGGTGGCGGCGACAAGGGCCTGCCCAACGGTTTGCCGGTGGACGAATGGGGCATTCGCGTGGAGGATTGCCACCCGGTGGGCTCCAGCGTCACCCGTGGTGGCGACACCAACGGCCCGGCGGCGGTGTATGCCACGCAGAAATACGTGGACTGGATGAAAGCCTATGCACCACCGGAAGCGGCGGGCATGACCTTCTCCGAATCCGGTCCGGTGCCGTCCCAGGGCAACATCGCCCAGCAGATCTTCTGGTACACCGCGTTTACCGCCGACATGACCAAGCCGGGCCTGCCGGTGGTCAACGCCGACGGCACGCCGAAATGGCGCATGGCGCCATCGCCCGTCGGGCCTTACTGGGAAAAGGGCATGAAGAAGGGCTATCAGGACGTAGGTTCCTGGACCTTCCTCAAGTCGACGCCCGAGAAGCAGAAACTGGCGGCCTGGCTGTACGCGCAGTTCGTGACCTCGAAAACCGTGTCGCTGAAGAAAACCATCGTTGGCCTGACGCCGATTCGTGAGTCTGACATCAACTCCCAGGCCATGACCGACCTGGCGCCGAAACTCGGTGGGTTGGTGGAGTTCTACCGCAGCCCGGCCCGGGTGGAGTGGACCCCGACCGGCACCAACGTGCCGGACTATCCACGGTTGGCGCAATTGTGGTGGAGCCATATTTCGGAGGCGGCCAGCGGAGAGAAGACGCCGCAGCAGGCGCTGGACGGGTTGGCCAAGGATCAGGACGCGATCATGACGCGCCTGGAACGCTCCAAGGTGCAGCCGATTTGCGGGCCGAAAATGAACGAAGAACGGGATGCGCAATACTGGTTTGACCAGCCGGGTGCGCCGAAACCGAAGCTGGCGAATGAGAAGCCGCAGGGTGAGACGGTCAGTTATAACGAGTTGCTGAAGTCGTGGGAGGCGGCGCGCAAGTAA
- a CDS encoding ABC transporter ATP-binding protein: protein MSLTLEHVTRVVEGQTWIDDANLRFEAGSFNVLLGRTLSGKTSLMRLMAGLDKPDSGRILMNGVDVTQKPVRLRNVSMVYQQFINYPTMTVFENIASPLRQAGVSAEQIQSKVLETAKMLRIEKFLQRHPLELSGGQQQRTAMARALVKDAELILFDEPLVNLDYKLREELRQEMRELFKARHTIAIYATTEPNEALALGGTTTILHEGRVIQSGKAAEVYHQPQTVLAAELFSEPPINLMPGRISGNEVSFANFVHFPLNVDLRPIGEGEFRFGVRPSHISLVPSNDDDLELAVTVEVAEISGSETFLHVRSEHFLLVLHLPGVHEYDVDAPIRIYIPTHKLFVFDGQGRLVQAPGRRVARVA, encoded by the coding sequence ATGTCATTGACCCTGGAGCACGTCACTCGCGTTGTCGAAGGCCAAACCTGGATCGACGACGCCAACCTGCGTTTCGAAGCCGGTTCCTTCAATGTATTGCTGGGCCGCACGCTCTCCGGCAAGACCAGCCTGATGCGCCTGATGGCCGGCCTGGACAAGCCTGACAGCGGGCGCATCCTGATGAATGGCGTGGACGTCACCCAGAAGCCGGTGCGCCTGCGCAATGTGTCGATGGTCTATCAGCAGTTCATCAACTACCCGACCATGACCGTGTTCGAGAACATCGCCTCGCCGCTGCGCCAGGCCGGAGTCTCTGCCGAGCAGATCCAGAGCAAAGTCCTCGAAACCGCGAAAATGCTGCGCATCGAGAAATTCCTCCAGCGTCACCCCCTGGAACTCTCCGGCGGCCAGCAGCAACGCACCGCCATGGCCCGGGCGCTGGTCAAGGATGCCGAGCTGATTCTGTTCGATGAGCCCCTGGTGAACCTGGACTACAAACTGCGCGAAGAACTGCGCCAGGAAATGCGCGAGCTGTTCAAGGCGCGTCACACCATCGCCATCTACGCCACCACCGAACCCAACGAAGCCCTGGCCCTGGGCGGTACCACCACGATTCTCCACGAGGGCCGGGTGATCCAGAGCGGCAAGGCCGCCGAGGTCTATCACCAGCCGCAAACCGTGCTGGCGGCCGAGCTGTTTTCCGAGCCGCCGATCAACCTGATGCCCGGGCGCATCAGTGGCAATGAAGTGAGCTTCGCCAACTTCGTGCACTTCCCGCTGAACGTCGACCTGCGGCCCATCGGTGAGGGCGAGTTTCGCTTTGGCGTGCGTCCCAGCCATATCAGCCTGGTGCCGAGCAACGACGATGACCTGGAGCTGGCAGTGACCGTGGAAGTCGCCGAGATCAGTGGCTCGGAAACCTTCCTGCATGTGCGCAGCGAACACTTCTTGCTGGTGCTGCATTTGCCCGGCGTGCATGAGTACGACGTCGACGCGCCGATCCGCATCTATATCCCTACCCACAAACTGTTTGTGTTCGATGGTCAGGGACGTCTGGTCCAGGCTCCGGGCCGACGTGTCGCGAGGGTTGCCTGA
- a CDS encoding carbohydrate ABC transporter permease: MNKVQNNKAWWLVLPVFLLVAFSAVIPMMTVVNYSVQDIFDQSSRYFVGADWYKQVLLDPRLHDSLLRQFIYSACVLLIEIPLGIAIALTMPTKGRWSSLVLIVMAIPLLIPWNVVGTIWQIFGRADIGLMGSTLNAMGISYNYAANTMDAWVTVLVMDVWHWTSLVALLCFSGLRAIPDVYYQAARIDRASSWAVFRHIQLPKLKSVLLIAVMLRFMDSFMIYTEPFVLTGGGPGNATTFLSQTLTQMAVGQFDLGPAAAFSLVYFLIILLVSWLFYTAMTHSDANR; encoded by the coding sequence ATGAACAAGGTGCAGAACAACAAGGCCTGGTGGCTGGTATTGCCGGTGTTCCTGCTGGTGGCCTTCAGCGCGGTGATCCCGATGATGACCGTGGTCAACTACTCGGTGCAGGACATCTTCGACCAATCCAGCCGCTACTTCGTCGGCGCCGACTGGTACAAACAGGTGCTGCTGGACCCGCGCCTGCATGACTCGCTGCTGCGTCAGTTCATCTACTCGGCGTGTGTGCTGTTGATCGAGATTCCGCTGGGCATCGCGATTGCCCTGACGATGCCCACCAAGGGCCGATGGTCGTCGCTGGTGTTGATCGTAATGGCGATTCCGCTGCTGATTCCGTGGAACGTGGTCGGCACCATCTGGCAGATCTTTGGCCGTGCCGACATTGGCCTGATGGGTTCCACGCTCAATGCGATGGGCATCAGCTACAACTACGCCGCCAACACCATGGACGCCTGGGTCACGGTGCTGGTGATGGACGTGTGGCACTGGACGTCCCTGGTGGCGCTGCTGTGTTTCTCGGGGCTGCGGGCGATCCCGGATGTGTACTACCAGGCGGCGCGGATTGATCGGGCGTCCAGCTGGGCGGTGTTCCGACATATCCAGTTGCCAAAACTGAAGAGCGTGCTGTTGATCGCGGTGATGCTGCGCTTCATGGACAGTTTCATGATCTACACCGAACCGTTTGTGCTGACGGGCGGCGGGCCAGGGAACGCCACCACCTTCCTCAGCCAGACGCTTACCCAGATGGCCGTAGGCCAATTCGACCTGGGCCCGGCGGCGGCGTTTTCGCTGGTGTACTTCCTGATCATCCTGTTGGTGTCCTGGCTGTTCTACACCGCCATGACCCACTCCGACGCCAACCGCTGA
- a CDS encoding ABC transporter ATP-binding protein translates to MAEIHLQNLAHSYSSKPNGPEDYAIREMNHVWEQGGAYALLGPSGCGKSTLLNIISGLLSPSEGQVLFDAKVVNELTPEKRNIAQVFQFPVVYDTMTVFDNLAFPLRNQGMAEAKIHSKVQEIAEVLDLQNLLDKKARNLTADEKQKVSMGRGLVRDDVSAILFDEPLTVIDPHLKWKLRRKLKQIHEQFNITMVYVTHDQLEASTFADKIAVMYGGQIVQFGTPRELFERPSHTFVGYFIGSPGMNLIEVQAEAGGVRFAGTHLALPEALQQRIGETPYKRLQVGIRPEFIHVWDEHNPDALQAQVTHVEDLGTYKIMTLNLDGAPLKVRLAEDKPVPEGQASISFPGQWLMVYADDYLLEVQP, encoded by the coding sequence ATGGCCGAGATCCATTTGCAGAACCTGGCCCACAGCTACAGCTCAAAGCCAAACGGCCCCGAGGACTACGCGATTCGCGAGATGAACCACGTCTGGGAGCAGGGCGGCGCCTACGCGTTGCTGGGGCCGTCGGGCTGCGGCAAGTCGACCTTGCTCAACATCATCTCCGGCCTGCTCAGCCCATCCGAAGGCCAGGTGCTGTTCGACGCCAAGGTGGTCAACGAACTGACCCCGGAAAAACGCAACATCGCCCAGGTGTTCCAGTTTCCGGTGGTGTACGACACCATGACCGTGTTCGATAACCTGGCTTTTCCCCTGCGAAACCAGGGCATGGCCGAGGCGAAAATTCACAGCAAGGTGCAGGAAATTGCCGAGGTGCTCGACCTGCAAAACCTGCTGGACAAAAAGGCCCGCAACCTCACTGCCGATGAAAAGCAGAAAGTCTCCATGGGCCGCGGCCTGGTGCGGGATGACGTGTCGGCGATCCTGTTCGACGAACCGCTGACGGTGATCGACCCGCACCTGAAATGGAAGCTGCGGCGCAAGCTCAAGCAGATCCACGAGCAGTTCAACATCACCATGGTCTACGTGACCCACGACCAACTGGAAGCCTCGACCTTCGCCGACAAGATCGCGGTGATGTATGGCGGGCAGATCGTGCAGTTCGGCACGCCCCGGGAGTTGTTCGAGCGGCCCAGCCACACCTTTGTCGGCTATTTCATCGGCAGCCCTGGGATGAATCTGATTGAGGTGCAGGCAGAGGCGGGCGGTGTGCGCTTTGCCGGGACACATCTGGCGTTGCCCGAGGCGTTGCAGCAGCGCATTGGCGAAACGCCTTACAAAAGGCTGCAGGTCGGCATCCGCCCGGAATTTATCCATGTGTGGGATGAGCACAATCCCGACGCGCTACAGGCGCAAGTCACCCATGTGGAAGACCTCGGCACCTACAAGATCATGACCCTCAACCTCGATGGTGCACCGTTGAAAGTGCGCCTGGCCGAAGACAAACCGGTGCCCGAGGGCCAGGCGTCCATCAGCTTTCCGGGGCAGTGGCTGATGGTGTATGCCGATGACTACTTGCTGGAGGTGCAGCCATGA
- a CDS encoding DUF2160 domain-containing protein, which translates to MEWMAWTTPTALFFAAIGLLLVGMTTWELRSPSIPRRGFLPISTTRGDRLFIGLLGSAYLHLLVIGVTGWSIWVASALSLVWLLSVMRWG; encoded by the coding sequence ATGGAATGGATGGCCTGGACCACCCCGACCGCACTGTTCTTTGCCGCGATCGGCCTGCTGCTGGTGGGCATGACGACCTGGGAATTGCGCTCGCCGAGTATCCCCCGGCGCGGCTTTTTACCGATCAGCACCACCCGTGGTGATCGTTTGTTTATCGGTCTTCTCGGCAGCGCCTACCTGCATTTGTTGGTGATCGGCGTAACCGGCTGGAGCATCTGGGTGGCGTCCGCGCTGTCTCTGGTGTGGCTGTTGTCTGTGATGCGTTGGGGCTAG